In the genome of Mangifera indica cultivar Alphonso chromosome 9, CATAS_Mindica_2.1, whole genome shotgun sequence, the window GATGGGCTATTGCACTTATTTAGATACAAAGTCTCAGAGGCAGCCCCTATTTATAGCTCCATTCTACGACGCTAGAGACTGCACCAGAAACACTTTATTTCACCTGATTTTACAAAAACCAACACATTTCAAGGTTTGTAAGTCATACTATATTCAAACTTGCATCATGAATTGGAGTTTGTCTATGTACTGACCTTGCCGATTAATTTTGGTTCATATTCCCCATGCATACATATTTGACCTGCATGGTATGAAAGAATGGATCAATGGGATTGACAACACAGAAAAATTATGCCTAACATGCCCAGAGATAAAGGAAACGATGATGATGTGATTCAAATCTCCTCCTGTTTTACTTACTTCAAGATATTCATCAATCCCATACTTGGAACCTTCCCGTCCAAGACCAGACTGTTTAACACCGCCAAAAGGAGCAACCTACAGTGAAGCAAACAAGTAATAAGCCAATCTGCAGTTACTTATGTTCTTTGCATGTAGCCAGAGTAAATCCCACCTCTGTTGAAATTATTCCTTCATTGACGCCGACAAGTCCATATTCAAGTGCTTCTGAAACACGCCATGTACGTTGAACATTGTTTGTAAATATATAAGCAGCTAACCCTGCATATTTATACAGGCAAAATTATGGTGATAAATTGtctctttaaaaataattgCTAGGATACACACACTGCAGGATGTAGGACCAATAACTCAGAATctatatttttgatatgttaCCAATTGAAACCATAAAACTTAGGTAGACCACTCATAACACTGTCCTTAAGATAAAACATaacatcaaaatatcaaattactgATCAGATATGACTAGAACCTGCATTAGTGTCATTAGCCATGTGGATAGCCTCCTCCTCAGTTTTGAACCGTAAAAGTGGTGCAACAGGTCCAAATACTTCATCCCTGACATAAGAATAACATGTACAAGCACATAAAAAGGTAATAAAATCTTAGCGGGTCTAGATATTTCCATCATGACATTGTTGTCCTTGAAATCCATTTGACAAAAAATCTATTACCACTAAAGTCagtaaaattaaacatatgaCATAAAGCAGGGAAATGACAACTGTAGCAGCAAATGCGGTATTTATCAAGACATTAAGATATGTCCAGCAACCAATTAAGAGATACaatttacaataaatttttcaaagaacTAGCAATTCTACTGATTCAAAGAACAGGGAAGAAGGATTAATACTCCATGACTCTTCTTAATCTAGAACAGTAAACaattcaaatacaaatatatttcttcTGCTGGAACAGTCAAGAATGttgatgaaagaaattattggagacaagaaaaatgaagaaaattctAGAAAGAGACAGAATGGTCTCATCTTGTTTATTAGTTTACCACACTAGAATCTAGATAACAAACCAACCACATCAAAATCTAACTAAAAATGCAGCATTTGCCAAGAACAATCACAATCTTTAATCTACAATAATAACTGTTAAGGATATATTTGGTAAGCAAATCTAAATCtgatcaaatcaattcaatttgtaGACTTTCAAAATTATCTCAGTCAAATATTTACCTGGAAACAAGCATATCACTATTAACATCACTAATAACCGTAGGCTCATAAAAGGTCATTCCAAGGCTATGCCTTTTGCCCCCAAGAAGGACTTTTGCTCccttcaataaaattatgatcgATGAGAAATGATTTCATCTACTACAGTAAATACACATAAATGATAGCTGCACTATatcaaaaaaatgataaacataaatGATCTTCAGCAAATGTTAATCAAACATAGATAAATGCCAATAAAGACCATTGTAAATGTTTCTGCATGCATAATAAcatgagagaaaatatataaacaaaaaagcaTATGCAACCAAACTACACATATCTTTCCTAACACATTCCCGAATGAGATTCCCACtatattgacaaaatataattactGCCATATATATTGATGTCAATACTAGCATGAGATGAAATAACAATGCTTGATTAACACCATATGAAATCATATCAACAGAGTAAACATCAACTATAATCAGCAGAAGAGGTGAGAAAACACACCTTTGATACAGCATCTTGAAGAAAGGTTTCAACCTGTCAAAATCCCAAGTGATCAAATGAAGCAGAACTTTGTTTCAAGTTGGGAGACATGCAGATATAATGGTTAATAGAAACCAAAAGCTACAAGAGTAAAATTAACCTTGCTCACAGCTGCTTCATTAATTAGAGGACCCTGAGATAAAACGAATAGTTAACGGTCAGTCATGATACTTAAGATGAAGTTCAAACGTGTCAAAAGCATGAAAGCGGtagtaaaaagaagaaaagaatttcTGTATATATCATACTGAATATATTATGGAAGAAACAATCTAAAACATAGAAgtctaaatcatattttcaaaagGAACAAACTTTCCACATAAATGGAAAACCATTCAAAGTCGACTGATATATTTTGGATGATAACAGGGATTCAACATAACATTTCATCAGCTGATAAGATAGTATTATCCCTTTTGATTTCAACATCAAGAAATATAGGAATGGATGGAAAAATCAGTAATGCAAACAGTTGACATATAAGCCATGAATAGTACCTGTACCACCCCATCACTAAAGCCATCCCCAACTTTCAGATTCTGGACAGCCTTTGAAAAAGCATCTGCAAATTTAGCATAGATACCTGAACAAAAAGGCCCTATAAGGTCACAGGAGGAGGatgaaaaaggaataaaatgatattactCTTCTATAAAATAGTACTTTCATAACATTCATACGTACCAttcttctaaaatttaaatatacatacatcTATATGAATTACTACATGTCTGcaagaattagaaaaaaatttattttaaaaattaatactgacataaaaagaaaaacagaaaatatataataaaactgaaattgctACAGGGAAGAAAAAAGTCAAGTTTGTAAATCCATGTTCCATTGACTCATTTATGTCTAGATATACCTTCTTGAACAAGTACTCTATTTGCACATACACAGGTCTGTCCACTATTACGAAATTTTGCTGCCAGCTGGAAAAATGAATTacaagttttattaatagttcACTTGTATTGAGAATACTAAGAAAAACcattatcaaacaaaaaaatggcATATATATCTTAATGAATATAGAAAATGGGAAACAATTAAGAAGCACCACTAAGCACTTGAAAGATAGAATGTAATTTGTTTGAAGAAGAGAATACAAGCTACCATCTGTAAGATACTGCAATAAAgcatctatttattaaaaatagaaaagcaattttcataaaaaagcgagaattatattagaaaaccaaattatatacaatttgttAAAAGGATTTGTAAAACAGcaatataaaatgatgtcaACTATGTAAAAGTTCCACTTAGTACCACCCCAACAACTGATGGAGCTCAGAAATATCAACACAAGTAGAATACTTATTGCAGTAAGTTTAAATAAGAAACCCTTGACATACAGTTCCTTTTACTGCCACATCCAGGTCTGCATCATCAAAGACTATGCAGGGCGCATTGCCACCAAGTTCTAGAGATACCTAGAGAAGACAAGAGCAAAGAAAATAAGCTGCATGATGATCACTAAACCTCCTTGTTCTTGCTTCACATTAATATCATAGCCTATACCCTTTTAACAGTCCCAGCAGCTCCTGCCATCAGTTTCTTTCCAACTACAGTTGATCCGGTAAAGGTTATCTTCCTTACCTGaataagttgaaaaaaaaaaatttaatattccaTCATTCATACATTGGACCATCCCCCCATCGAGGTTAATTGATGATGCCTAATCAGAAAAAGCATATGGTATATATTAAGCTTGAAAAACCTTTGGACTTGCAAGTAAAGCATCCCCAATGTCAGAAGCATTCCCCATAACCACATTCACAGCACCCTAAAAGATTTGAATATAAAACAATCAGAAACAAAGATCATTATGATCATCATCAAGAAAACGAAAACAATTGGAACACCGATAATCTTTCAAAAACTTACAGTGACACCAACAAGAAAgcatactaaaaaaaatattaagatgtTTCAACATATTACAATAAGGCTTTAGTAATCTCAAACTCAGAAACTAATGGgcccaaaaaattatttaaacttctTGGAGCATAATATAGTCAACCACTCAGTTCAACGCTTTTTAAGATCAATCAtcctctttaaaaaaaatagtacatTATTATAACAGCAATACACTCTGATGAAGCTATAAGTTATAGATTttcttacaaaattaatataggACTGTATGTTATATGCCCCCAATCGAGTTCTAAAATGTGCAACCAGTTTCCAGGACCCTTTCCTCAATATGTCATTTCATTCCATGATACTGCAAGGATTCAGCTTATATGGCATATGGACTTTGAAAAGTACAAGAAACACTATAGGAATTACCGGTGGTATTCCAGCTTGAAGAGCAAGCTCAGCTGCTGCTAAAGCTGTGAGGGGTGTAAGTTCAGAGGGTTTCACAACCACTGTACAGCCACAAGCAAGGGCAGGACCGACCTGTTACAAGCAGGAATAAAGgatgatgaaaatttgaaaactaaaatactTTATACATTGTGAACTAACAGAAACTTTTTGGAACATAATAATCTGAAATTAAACAAGCTGAAATCACCTTTCGGGTAATCATAGCCAGGGGAAAGTTCCATGGCGTAATTGCACCGACAACGCCTACAGGCTGCCCAGAAAGATGATGAACagtatattaaataaaaatatccacCAAAGTGGCAcacaaatctttaaaaaaaaaaaaaaaaaaaaagctgttATCAGGAATGATCCacccaaaaaaagaataaaaattaaggaaatattttatttagacaAACAGCAAAGATAAGTGTTCCAGATCACTAGAAAGCAGGCTAAAACAGTACACAGGTTGTAATTGACACTAGAGATGCCAATAACAGCATGAATGAAATACTAATCCCAGCATGCGCCCGATATTGTTCATTTCAAGCATATTGCAAATAATTGCCTTAACAAACATCCTGCACATTTGGATATTAGAGGTTTACAATTACAGATGACCAACTTCCCTCTCCTCTATTGACATGTTAGAAGTTAAAAGATTTAAGGACCACTATTCCAACATGATTGTTTAAGGAGATCAAATTGACAAAATCAACTTGAGTGACAACAGGGTCAGTAGCCATGGGACACAGCATTTCCAACCTCATCTTGCTTATTAGATTCTCAAAATCAAAGAATAAGGAAGCAGGTTCGATAAAAGGTGCATAAGCCTGCAGCCTTTTGAAAGTCCAAGAGCTTCTGGCATTGTTTGAGTAGAATAAGTTCATCTAAGACAAAATTCGATTCAGAGGCATGCATCaagtaacaaaaaatatatacacaggAGAATTGGTACACTAGTGTATGGtaattatatagaaataaaaaatataatagatgaCCTGTTTTAAAACAAATAGCCGACGATCATGTAGAGTCGGAGGTATTATATCACCGTATACACGTTTTGCTTCCTCCGCAAAGAACTCAATAAAACTGGCCCCATAGCTAACCTGTGATTTTGAGTCAAAGTTTAAATATTGGCAAtggttttgagaaaaaaatgaaaaacaagaacACAAAGGTTAAAGCCTATCACTTAGATCTTTTGAAGCAAAATTTTTAATGGTTTACCTCACCCACGGCTTCTTTTAAAGGTTTTCCTTGCTCCAACGTTATTAGTTGTCCAAGCTCTTCTTGGTGGGCCATAAGTAGATCATACCTTTAAAATAGATGCAGAAATCTTAAATCATGATTACTAAGAACAATAAATCCCAGCACAAAAAAGCAATCAACTACAACAGCTTCAAGAAAGAATTAACTGCATTacaataaaatgacattaaacGGTCAAAGAAAGTTTCAATTAGAGCAAGTCAGAAATACTTTGATATTAGACAAAGAAGAGCAGATAATAATAGAAGAGAGTAATATGCATCTGAACAGAAAGATAAGCTTTCATGATAAATAGAAAAAGAGAATCACTCAAACAATAACTTGTGCTAAAAGCAATATGGTAAATCTCGTTAAAATAGATCATTTTACTCTCTTTTAAAAAGAGCAAAACAAAATGCTAAAAGAAATCAATGTTCTAGAAAGTGTATATGACTGAATAAAATGTTTTACCCACATAAGACATGAGTAGTTGTTTTCAACTTTATGATCATTACATAATCTTCTGAAATGCAAAAAACAAGGATATTGACTGTACCATTTCCGCAAACGCTTGCTCCTCTCTGCAGCAGTAAGCTTGCTCCAAGCTACAGAGATAATAGGTCATATATAAGTATAACTAGCTTTCACTTTGAAATGTACTTTGAGTCTAGTATACTCCAAACCAACAAAAACCTCATGTGATGTTGAACACAGGCATGATCGTAGGCACAAAGAATTACACATAACCAATCAAGTTTGATCAAGAGCACAAGGagcataattttaaattttcagcaGCAAAAAATTTGCAATATGTTGAGATTTATCAATTGtgaattttaaacaatttgAATAAATCCTTCCAAGATAGCATCAACCCCGCGGTGCACAGACTCACTTTCTGCCTTCACCTTTTCTGTATATGAAACTCCACCACATTATACTAAATATATAGAACAATATTACCTAGTGATCATTCAAACACACAATGCATTAGGAAAGAATaacatatgaaaattaaattttactaatggAGGCATTGATTCCATATTCTCCATGTGTTATTACCTGACGTAGTTAATTCATCAAATTACATAAAACACAGTCAATTTGCAAATTTCAAAAGCTTCAAGAGCAATTTATTGGTAGATTACTTTTTTCAGGAAAATGTATGACAAACATAGTAGCAGattctttttctaatatataaCATAGCCACAGGGCAGTCCGGTTCAAATTCATACAATTATATGCATCATAGGCTGAAGATATAGCCTCATCTGTCTCCTTTACACCCATGCAGGCGACCTCTGCAATAATTTCACCTGTTGCTGGATTGTTAACCTGtcgaaaaaaattgaattacatgTGGTGTTTTACAGAAAGTATAGTTAATTTTAGGTAATAGATCCTAGACACCATAAGGAAAATAAAGGCCAACGGACTCCCAATGGTAAATTTGGTAGAGCAAACCTGTAAAGTCTTCCCATCATATGCATTAGTCCATTTGCCTCCAATAAGACCCTGTGTCCGTAACAAGCCAGAACTATGAAGCCTAGAAGCTACACTCTGAATCCCTGTGCTCATCTGAAATTCAATTCTCTTCATTAGAAATTCTGCATGTCTCCAAAGTGCTCGTTGAAGAAATTTTTCCAAACATGTAGAATACATTCTAAAAGGACAAACAGAAACAcaataatagaaagaaaaaaataaatatatcctGAATCTGAAACAATTACTGCATGCAGCCACAAAGAACAAACATCAAATCCTAAAGTGTACGAAAGAAGAGGCCTTAAATGTGAGGGGATAAAAAGAAATTCCATAGGTACCACAACAGCACTATGATATCTACCCCTCAATACATAGTTTAGcaccttctttttttatttctttcatggTCAAATTTTGCACATTTTCTTTTCACATCTAGGATTTCCAATTTTCAATTCATACATAATTCTGTTTAAAATGGAAGAATTTAAAGTGTGACACAATCTGCAACAAATGAATATTACATCCTGCCAGTTTCATATTAATTATCAGATCAGACACTGCATGCCCAGATGTCCAAGGTAGCTAACATATATGCACAgcatatcatttaatatataatccAAATCATCAGCTCTTTTCTTATCTATCATATTGTCTGATATTCAGATTTGTCTAATTAGATAGGCATACAGGCCCAAAAAAGACTGATAATCAAGCTTATGTGTGTCTACTGAGAGAGTGAGATAATGAGAATATGTCCAACCAAATTAAGAAAACTGAACATTTGGTAGTTTTAattactcactcatttgtgtcCAATCACAGATCTTCTAATCTCTAGGCAACACTTGAATTTAATCGATTCATCACACAATTTCTCAATCAAAAACAAAGCACAAACAACTattgaataagaaaaagagGCATGAGAACAACTAAACCAAACAACTAAGCAGCAGAATGAACACTATCAAAATTATCACTTAAAAATAACCAAGAAATGAGAAGTTGACAACTATTGCCACCACATTTTTCACGGAACAAACAATACCCACAACTAATNNNNNNNNNNNNNNNNNNNNNNNNNNNNNNNNNNNNNNNNNNNNNNNNNNNNNNNNNNNNNNNNNNNNNNNNNNNNNNNNNNNNNNNNNNNNNNNNNNNNNNNNNNNNNNNNNNNNNNNNNNNNNNNNNNNNNNNNNNNNNNNNNNNNNNNNNNNNNNNNNNNNNNNNNNNNNNNNNNNNNNNNNNNNNNNNNNNNNNNNNNNNNNNNNNNNNNNNNNNNNNNNNNNNNNNNNNNNNNNNNNNNNNNNNNNNNNNNNNNNNNNNNNNNNNNNNNNNNNNNNNNNNNNNNNNNNNNNNNNNNNNNNNNNNNNNNNNNNNNNNNNNNNNNNNNNNNNNNNNNNNNNNNNNNNNNNNNNNNNNNNNNNNNNNNNNNNNNNNNNNNNNNNNNNNNNNNNNNNNNNNNNNNNNNNNNNNNNNNNNNNNNNNNNNNNNNNNNNNNNNNNNNNNNNNNNNNNNNNNNNNNNNNNNNNNNNNNNNNNNNNNNNNNNNNNNNNNNNNNNAATCTTTCTCTTTACTAAAGAAGAGAAATAGCTTGTCACCATTATAATGAAAGACTCTTTGTTCTTGACTTTAGTGTGTACTTactctcattttttcttctttttctgattcagtttcttgtttctttttgtttttccatctTTCTTACCTTGCTTTTAGATCTTTGTATGATACTCTTTTGCCTCATCAATCTGTGAGTGATTGTGCACACTTAATCAGAGTAATCTTGTTTTGCTACAGGATTCTTATGCATTATGTCGCGTGTTCAAGAAATCAATACAAGTTTCTAAAACAACAGAACAAggaaataataatgaattgcAGAAGGAAACAATGGCTGGGGTCTCTGATGAGCTAATGTTAGGAGATGACACAAGTGGGATTGAAAGTTCCCACGGAAGAGAAGCCGAAGATGAGAATTTCAATTACTCTAATAATAAATTGCCATCTGATACTTCTTCTTCAGATTTCACTAGAGGAACTCCCACTGAAACTGTCGGCACAACTGATGAGTTACAAGCTCCATTTGTCTCTGACGAAGCCAACAGTGCAGCTAATATGTATTCACTTGGCGTCGACTTCTCTTCCAATCTAATTCAGGTATATCCAAACTCATGCTTATttctatttaaattcataaatgtTAGTTAGGGGTGGATTACAGAAGAGGTTTGAATCTATCgtgttcaatttgattttgagcttatttgagttaataagtaatattacaaaaataacaatgTTGTGATAAGGTAAATAGTATCGATTGAAGGTGGAACATAACTCAAGTTTACTTTATTCAAATAACATAAACTTAAGTCTCAATTGGTCCGATTGGAATCTACCCCTTATGTTAATTGAACATGACGTAAGATGGTTTTTTCAAAGCCATTGGTGAGATAGTCAGCATTAGGTCACTTCATTTCTTCAAAATGGGGCCTCAACATTTTTATATCGCAGTAATTTATGTCTTTATTATCTCCTTTACCAAGGCTACATTTCCAGCAAATTTTGCTTTGTCGTTGCTTTATCAACAAGGGGCGCTTGACCTTGACgctcaaaattttaacaacagttAAATCCTTCTTCCTTTAAACACCATCGATCACCCTCATTGCATTCACacacaaaagaaaatacaaatcgattgGCTGATGCCCATGTGTTGGAAATGGCCCCCAATACAAGccctttgaattttcttttgatcTTAAAGCAACAAAAGTTACCGGTGAAGGTGTTTTTTACCTATATAAAGCTAGCTTCCCATAGCTTCTAAAAATCTCTTAGACCGGCTCAAATATTTGTCTTTCTTCACCATCTTCCATAACTGCTTTTGACTGACTCaaactctcttttcttttccattttccgCACTCTCTAGCTAGCTCTTCAATGTCACTATCTCCAATGACACATTTCTTTTCCATTTCCCAGTCAAAATAATCTGccaaaatttctttttgtgAATGCAGGAAATGCAAATGCCGAATATGTATGCAGAAGACCTTCAATATCCGTGCCCTTACCCACCATTAGAAGTAGAAGACTTCCCACAAATAAACATAGCGGAGACAAAGCCATCAAAGCTTGAGAATTTGGAAGAGAGCTTGATACACGATAAATATTGTAGGGATTACATGAATGGGACACTGGAAGAGATTTTCTATTTGTGTGCTTCTCAAGACAATTCCATGGCCCTCCCCATGCAAGAATGAATAATCATCACATTACTaacaaattaaatgatataGCTTTTATACTTGTTTTTCTTAATGTCTCATACATAAACATATATGTATGCtacttaaatttatacttaGAATATATTGACGAAACAAATTTAAGGTTAGAATCAATATGGTGTTGGGCATTAATAACCTAAAATGGGGGATTATTTTTGCTAACCACAAGGTAAGTATGTTTACCAATATTTGCTTTT includes:
- the LOC123226018 gene encoding succinate-semialdehyde dehydrogenase, mitochondrial-like (The sequence of the model RefSeq protein was modified relative to this genomic sequence to represent the inferred CDS: added 161 bases not found in genome assembly) codes for the protein MSLGGVGRMALRGYRPIFALHLPHMQRINPHFTRQMSTAMQSVASRLRSSGLLLTQGLIGGKWTNAYDGKTLQVNNPATGEIIAEVACMGVKETDEAISSAYDAYNSWSKLTAAERSKRLRKWYDLLMAHQEELGQLITLEQGKPLKEAVGEVSYGASFIEFFAEEAKRVYGDIIPPTLHDRRLFVLKQPVGVVGAITPWNFPLAMITRKVGPALACGCTVVVKPSELTPLTALAAAELALQAGIPPGAVNVVMGNASDIGDALLASPKVRKITFTGSTVVGKKLMAGAAGTVKRVSLELGGNAPCIVFDDADLDVAVKGTLAAKFRNSGQTCVCANRVLVQEGIYAKFADAFSKAVQNLKVGDGFSDGVVQGPLINEAAVSKVETFLQDAVSKGAKVLLGGKRHSLGMTFYEPTVISDVNSDMLVSRDEVFGPVAPLLRFKTEEEAIHMANDTNAGLAAYIFTNNVQRTWRVSEALEYGLVGVNEGIISTEVAPFGGVKQSGLGREGSKYGIDEYLEVKYVCMGNMNQN
- the LOC123225612 gene encoding uncharacterized protein LOC123225612; protein product: MSKDSYALCRVFKKSIQVSKTTEQGNNNELQKETMAGVSDELMLGDDTSGIESSHGREAEDENFNYSNNKLPSDTSSSDFTRGTPTETVGTTDELQAPFVSDEANSAANMYSLGVDFSSNLIQEMQMPNMYAEDLQYPCPYPPLEVEDFPQINIAETKPSKLENLEESLIHDKYCRDYMNGTLEEIFYLCASQDNSMALPMQE